The following nucleotide sequence is from Fibrobacter sp. UWB13.
CCGTAACAGCGCCGTGCGTCGTCATTTCCCAAATATGACCATAGCGGATGAGCGGGAATGCCGTGACCTTATCCTTTTCCGGGTTTTTCACTTCATCCTTATAGTTGCTCCAGAAACCAAAGCCAAAGGCGGATGTCTGGAAACTGTAAACCGGACGCTGGAGAGTTCTCTCCGGTTCTGTGGTATTGCCCTGAGCAAAAGCTGCAAGAGCGAGGAAAGTAACGAGTAAAAGTATCTTTTTCATGGTAAGAAATATATAAATTTTCAGCCAACATGAATAAAGCCGCTATTATTGTTGCCGTTTCGATGCTCCTAAGCCGCGTGCTCGGGATTTTCCGTGAAATGCTCCTCGCCCACGCCGCCGGCGTGTCGCTCGAAAAAAACGCCCTTGACCTCGCCTTCATGATTCCGGACATCCTGAATCACGTGGTCAGCACTGGATTTTTGTCCATTATATTTATTCCGATTTTCACGGGCTACAAAGTCGCAGGTGACGAAAAAGCGGGCTGGAAGTTTTTCAGCAACGTGCTCAATACGTTCGGGCTTGCACTCCTGATTCTCGTGATCCCAGCGTTCATCTGGATGAAGGAACTCATCGCGCTTTTGACCGTCGACGGAGTGACTCCTGAGCTTTTGGAACGCGCGACTTACTATGGACGCATTATTCTTCCGGGGCAGATATTCATCTTTGTCGGTAGCATCCTCGTTGCCGTCCAGCACACTCGCAAGCAGTTCCTGATTCCATCTCTCACGGGTCTCATCTACAACATCGCGATTGTAGGCGGCGGTGCCGCAGGCATTGCACTCAGCAACCACACAGGCAACGATTACGGTCTCGCCGGATTTGCCTGGGGCGTTCCAGTCGGCGCATTCATCGGATTTTTCGCACTCCAGATTTTTGGTGCCAAGCGCGGCGGTGTCCATTATGAATTTATCATTGAACCGAAGCATCCGGATATCGCACGTTACTTCAAGATGATGCTCCCGATGTCTCTTGGCGTGGGCTCCATGTTCGGCCTTGAATTTATCATCCGCAGCTTTGGTGCAAACTTTGGTACAAGTGGCATTTCGAGCCTCAACTACGCCTACCGCGTCATGTACACGCTCGTCGCCGTATTCGGCTTCTCGGTCAGCGTCACGAGCTACCCCGACATGGCGCGTCTCGTCAAGGAAGGCGACTTCCCGCAACTCAACCGCAAAATCTGGAAGAGCCTCTCGCGCATGTTCTGCATCTTGATTCCAGCAGTCGTCGCCGTGTGGGCTTTGAGCTTCCCGGCAGTGCGCATCCTCTTTGAACGTGGCGCATTCCACCGCGAAACGACCGAAGCGATCTCTGAAATTCTCCGCTGGTACTTGCCCGTAAGCCTTGGGCTTTGCCTGCAGGCAGTTCTCGTCCGCAGCTTCTACGCTTGCGAACGCATGTGGGTCCCGACACTTTTGAACACCGGCATCTTTGCGGCAACCATCCCCGCCTACATTTTGCTTGGCGCCCCCGAAGTGGGGCTTGGCATCAAGAGCGTCCCGATTATCGGCGCTACAGGCGCTATTTTGCAAGTGATTTCGATGATTTTTATGTGGGCTAAAAAGAACGGCACCGACGGCATGAAGGATGCACTCCTCAACATGGCACGCGCCCTCGTTGCCTTCGGCATCATGATTGCAGCCGCCGTTGGACTTGATCACATTTCTGATGATTTCGTCCGCAATGCAGGTTTTGTAACGCTCGTCGTTTACGCTTGCGCCGCAGGTGTAGCACTCTTTACGCTCACGCTCATTGTCCAGCGTTACCTCGGCAGCAAAGACGCGAAGGACATCCTGAACGAGCTCTTAGGAAAGGTTCTCCGCAAGTTGCACCTCGCGCATTAAAAAAGCGGGCAACCATGCCCGCCACAACATTTGTAATGCCCGCCTCCGAGCGGGCATCTCCTTTATTCTACAGCTTTTCCCCATAGGTATCGCTTTTTACCGGTGGTAAAATATCTTCCGGCAAAGGATCCGCTTTGGGGATATCATCATTTTCAAAGCCGTTGAACATCCACTTGAAAAAGCCTACCGTTCCCCCAAGAACAGCGCCAACGACAAACCCTCCGGCAG
It contains:
- the murJ gene encoding murein biosynthesis integral membrane protein MurJ — protein: MNKAAIIVAVSMLLSRVLGIFREMLLAHAAGVSLEKNALDLAFMIPDILNHVVSTGFLSIIFIPIFTGYKVAGDEKAGWKFFSNVLNTFGLALLILVIPAFIWMKELIALLTVDGVTPELLERATYYGRIILPGQIFIFVGSILVAVQHTRKQFLIPSLTGLIYNIAIVGGGAAGIALSNHTGNDYGLAGFAWGVPVGAFIGFFALQIFGAKRGGVHYEFIIEPKHPDIARYFKMMLPMSLGVGSMFGLEFIIRSFGANFGTSGISSLNYAYRVMYTLVAVFGFSVSVTSYPDMARLVKEGDFPQLNRKIWKSLSRMFCILIPAVVAVWALSFPAVRILFERGAFHRETTEAISEILRWYLPVSLGLCLQAVLVRSFYACERMWVPTLLNTGIFAATIPAYILLGAPEVGLGIKSVPIIGATGAILQVISMIFMWAKKNGTDGMKDALLNMARALVAFGIMIAAAVGLDHISDDFVRNAGFVTLVVYACAAGVALFTLTLIVQRYLGSKDAKDILNELLGKVLRKLHLAH